A single genomic interval of Nymphalis io chromosome 30, ilAglIoxx1.1, whole genome shotgun sequence harbors:
- the LOC126779928 gene encoding xaa-Pro aminopeptidase ApepP-like isoform X1, whose amino-acid sequence MKVQKFVAIAGLSRLSWSTVYKQLTAVIDGLKLENYQTTSNKSKMSLQRLTALRALMASQPTALAAYIVPTADAHNSEYIAPVDARREWLSGFTGSAGIAIVTSAKALVWTDGRYYTQFQNEVDMNVWTLMKQSLPETPSMDKWLTSNLVSGSVVGVDPHTMTREDWTPLQTALSKAKVQLMAVDKNLVDLARFQLKDFPPERPHNNIMHLPIEYTGKTAGQKIKELRDKMAEKNASALVITALDEVAYTLNLRGSDINYNPVFFSYLVITPTSVVLFWDEGKIPQDIRDILVEEGVDLEGRPYEEITDALKKIARELSENGDREHSIWLSSEASEAIHRAASGEGDLKKPLNLVSEMSPVALAKLVKNSVELEGFRQCHIRDGVAVVRFFKWLHDQIDGGTAVTEVQAADKLLEFRKEEKYFMGPSFETIPGAGENGAIIHYSPSHDGPQRKIRASDMFLLDSGGQYMDGTTDITRTRHMGEPTLAQKDSFTRVLKGQIGVGSALFPKGVKGNVLDTLARKSLWDSGLDYAHGTGHGVGHFLNVHEGPAGVSWRPYPHDPGLVPGQILSNEPGYYKVGEYGIRHEDLVEVISVTNETDHPRASKLAGDFEGRGVLGFNTLTLVPNQRKCLKIDLLDDFEIEYINAYHARVFKVLGDILKNRGLENDYLWLENECKPISRS is encoded by the exons ATGAAAGTTCAAAAGTTTGTTGCAATAGCAGGATTAAGCCGTCTTTCTTGGTCAACGGTCTATAAACA ATTGACGGCTGTCATCGATGGTTTGAAATTAGAAAACTATCAAACTACCTCAAATaaat CAAAGATGTCACTACAGCGCTTGACAGCGCTCCGAGCGCTGATGGCGAGCCAGCCGACGGCGCTGGCTGCGTACATCGTGCCCACTGCCGACGCACACAAC TCGGAGTATATAGCCCCGGTTGACGCCAGGCGGGAGTGGTTATCAGGGTTTACGGGGTCAGCGGGGATCGCCATCGTGACGTCGGCGAAGGCTCTCGTCTGGACTGATGGGAGGTACTACACGCAATTCCAGAACGAAGTTGATATGAATGTATGGACGCTTATGAAACAAT cacTACCGGAAACACCGTCTATGGACAAGTGGTTAACGAGTAACCTCGTATCCGGTTCTGTGGTGGGAGTCGATCCTCACACGATGACCAGGGAGGATTGGACGCCTCTACAG acggCTCTATCGAAGGCGAAGGTGCAATTAATGGCTGTTGATAAAAATCTAGTCGATCTGGCGCGATTCCAGTTGAAGGATTTCCCGCCGGAGCGAccgcataataatattatgcatcTGCCGATCGAGTATACtg GAAAAACGGCTGGTCAGAAGATAAAGGAGCTGAGAGACAAAATGGCCGAGAAGAATGCCTCCGCTCTCGTCATAACAGCGTTGGATGAGGTCGCAT ATACACTTAACCTCCGGGGTAGTGATATTAATTACAACCCCGTGTTCTTCTCGTACCTCGTCATAACCCCCACGTCGGTGGTGCTGTTCTGGGACGAGGGCAAGATACCACAGGATATACGCGATATACTGGTGGAAGAGGGCGTTGATTTGGAGGGGAGGCCGTACGAGGAAATCACTGATGCTTTGAAAAAAATAGCA AGGGAGCTGTCGGAAAATGGTGATAGGGAACATTCGATATGGTTGTCCAGTGAAGCGAGCGAGGCGATACATCGAGCGGCTTCTGGG GAAGGTGATTTGAAGAAACCGCTGAATTTGGTCTCCGAAATGTCACCGGTCGCGTTGGCTAAGTTAGTCAAGAACTCAGTGGAGTTGGAG GGTTTCCGTCAATGTCATATAAGAGACGGCGTAGCGGTGGTGCGTTTCTTCAAGTGGCTGCACGACCAGATTGACGGTGGTACCGCCGTCACCGAGGTGCAGGCTGCTGATAAGCTACTGGAATTTAGAaa ggAAGAGAAGTATTTCATGGGACCATCGTTCGAAACGATACCAGGAGCTGGTGAAAACGGAGCCATCATACACTACAGCCCCTCCCATGACGGTCCTCAGAGGAAGATCCGAGCCAGCGATATGTTTTTGCTGGATTCCGGTGGACAGTACAT GGATGGTACAACGGATATAACACGTACGAGACACATGGGCGAACCCACCCTCGCACAGAAGGACTCGTTCACGCGTGTCCTCAAGGGTCAGATCGGAGTTGGATCAGCTCTCTTCCCTAAAGGTGTcaag GGTAACGTGCTGGACACTCTCGCCCGCAAGTCCCTCTGGGACTCCGGGCTGGACTACGCGCACGGGACCGGCCACGGCGTGGGGCACTTCCTGAACGTGCACGAGGGGCCCGCCGGGGTGTCCTGGCGGCCCTACCCGCACGACCCCGGCCTGGTGCCCGGCCAGATACTTAGCAACG AACCTGGTTACTACAAGGTCGGTGAATACGGTATAAGGCATGAGGACTTGGTGGAGGTCATATCCGTCACAAATGAAACCGATCATCCCAGG GCATCAAAACTAGCTGGTGATTTCGAAGGTCGCGGAGTTTTAGGGTTCAACACCTTGACCCTGGTGCCCAACCAACGGAAGTGCTTGAAAATCGACCTGCTGGATGATTTTGag atAGAATACATAAACGCGTACCACGCGAGAGTGTTCAAAGTTCTCGGAGATATTTTGAAGAATCGCGGATTGGAAAATGATTACCTGTGGTTGGAGAACGAGTGTAAGCCGATATCGAG gTCTTGA
- the LOC126779928 gene encoding xaa-Pro aminopeptidase ApepP-like isoform X2, translating into MGVKYIKTIWFVMIVLTAVIDGLKLENYQTTSNKSKMSLQRLTALRALMASQPTALAAYIVPTADAHNSEYIAPVDARREWLSGFTGSAGIAIVTSAKALVWTDGRYYTQFQNEVDMNVWTLMKQSLPETPSMDKWLTSNLVSGSVVGVDPHTMTREDWTPLQTALSKAKVQLMAVDKNLVDLARFQLKDFPPERPHNNIMHLPIEYTGKTAGQKIKELRDKMAEKNASALVITALDEVAYTLNLRGSDINYNPVFFSYLVITPTSVVLFWDEGKIPQDIRDILVEEGVDLEGRPYEEITDALKKIARELSENGDREHSIWLSSEASEAIHRAASGEGDLKKPLNLVSEMSPVALAKLVKNSVELEGFRQCHIRDGVAVVRFFKWLHDQIDGGTAVTEVQAADKLLEFRKEEKYFMGPSFETIPGAGENGAIIHYSPSHDGPQRKIRASDMFLLDSGGQYMDGTTDITRTRHMGEPTLAQKDSFTRVLKGQIGVGSALFPKGVKGNVLDTLARKSLWDSGLDYAHGTGHGVGHFLNVHEGPAGVSWRPYPHDPGLVPGQILSNEPGYYKVGEYGIRHEDLVEVISVTNETDHPRASKLAGDFEGRGVLGFNTLTLVPNQRKCLKIDLLDDFEIEYINAYHARVFKVLGDILKNRGLENDYLWLENECKPISRS; encoded by the exons ATgggtgtaaaatatataaaaactatttggtTCGTCATGATTGT ATTGACGGCTGTCATCGATGGTTTGAAATTAGAAAACTATCAAACTACCTCAAATaaat CAAAGATGTCACTACAGCGCTTGACAGCGCTCCGAGCGCTGATGGCGAGCCAGCCGACGGCGCTGGCTGCGTACATCGTGCCCACTGCCGACGCACACAAC TCGGAGTATATAGCCCCGGTTGACGCCAGGCGGGAGTGGTTATCAGGGTTTACGGGGTCAGCGGGGATCGCCATCGTGACGTCGGCGAAGGCTCTCGTCTGGACTGATGGGAGGTACTACACGCAATTCCAGAACGAAGTTGATATGAATGTATGGACGCTTATGAAACAAT cacTACCGGAAACACCGTCTATGGACAAGTGGTTAACGAGTAACCTCGTATCCGGTTCTGTGGTGGGAGTCGATCCTCACACGATGACCAGGGAGGATTGGACGCCTCTACAG acggCTCTATCGAAGGCGAAGGTGCAATTAATGGCTGTTGATAAAAATCTAGTCGATCTGGCGCGATTCCAGTTGAAGGATTTCCCGCCGGAGCGAccgcataataatattatgcatcTGCCGATCGAGTATACtg GAAAAACGGCTGGTCAGAAGATAAAGGAGCTGAGAGACAAAATGGCCGAGAAGAATGCCTCCGCTCTCGTCATAACAGCGTTGGATGAGGTCGCAT ATACACTTAACCTCCGGGGTAGTGATATTAATTACAACCCCGTGTTCTTCTCGTACCTCGTCATAACCCCCACGTCGGTGGTGCTGTTCTGGGACGAGGGCAAGATACCACAGGATATACGCGATATACTGGTGGAAGAGGGCGTTGATTTGGAGGGGAGGCCGTACGAGGAAATCACTGATGCTTTGAAAAAAATAGCA AGGGAGCTGTCGGAAAATGGTGATAGGGAACATTCGATATGGTTGTCCAGTGAAGCGAGCGAGGCGATACATCGAGCGGCTTCTGGG GAAGGTGATTTGAAGAAACCGCTGAATTTGGTCTCCGAAATGTCACCGGTCGCGTTGGCTAAGTTAGTCAAGAACTCAGTGGAGTTGGAG GGTTTCCGTCAATGTCATATAAGAGACGGCGTAGCGGTGGTGCGTTTCTTCAAGTGGCTGCACGACCAGATTGACGGTGGTACCGCCGTCACCGAGGTGCAGGCTGCTGATAAGCTACTGGAATTTAGAaa ggAAGAGAAGTATTTCATGGGACCATCGTTCGAAACGATACCAGGAGCTGGTGAAAACGGAGCCATCATACACTACAGCCCCTCCCATGACGGTCCTCAGAGGAAGATCCGAGCCAGCGATATGTTTTTGCTGGATTCCGGTGGACAGTACAT GGATGGTACAACGGATATAACACGTACGAGACACATGGGCGAACCCACCCTCGCACAGAAGGACTCGTTCACGCGTGTCCTCAAGGGTCAGATCGGAGTTGGATCAGCTCTCTTCCCTAAAGGTGTcaag GGTAACGTGCTGGACACTCTCGCCCGCAAGTCCCTCTGGGACTCCGGGCTGGACTACGCGCACGGGACCGGCCACGGCGTGGGGCACTTCCTGAACGTGCACGAGGGGCCCGCCGGGGTGTCCTGGCGGCCCTACCCGCACGACCCCGGCCTGGTGCCCGGCCAGATACTTAGCAACG AACCTGGTTACTACAAGGTCGGTGAATACGGTATAAGGCATGAGGACTTGGTGGAGGTCATATCCGTCACAAATGAAACCGATCATCCCAGG GCATCAAAACTAGCTGGTGATTTCGAAGGTCGCGGAGTTTTAGGGTTCAACACCTTGACCCTGGTGCCCAACCAACGGAAGTGCTTGAAAATCGACCTGCTGGATGATTTTGag atAGAATACATAAACGCGTACCACGCGAGAGTGTTCAAAGTTCTCGGAGATATTTTGAAGAATCGCGGATTGGAAAATGATTACCTGTGGTTGGAGAACGAGTGTAAGCCGATATCGAG gTCTTGA
- the LOC126779928 gene encoding xaa-Pro aminopeptidase ApepP-like isoform X3, with product MSLQRLTALRALMASQPTALAAYIVPTADAHNSEYIAPVDARREWLSGFTGSAGIAIVTSAKALVWTDGRYYTQFQNEVDMNVWTLMKQSLPETPSMDKWLTSNLVSGSVVGVDPHTMTREDWTPLQTALSKAKVQLMAVDKNLVDLARFQLKDFPPERPHNNIMHLPIEYTGKTAGQKIKELRDKMAEKNASALVITALDEVAYTLNLRGSDINYNPVFFSYLVITPTSVVLFWDEGKIPQDIRDILVEEGVDLEGRPYEEITDALKKIARELSENGDREHSIWLSSEASEAIHRAASGEGDLKKPLNLVSEMSPVALAKLVKNSVELEGFRQCHIRDGVAVVRFFKWLHDQIDGGTAVTEVQAADKLLEFRKEEKYFMGPSFETIPGAGENGAIIHYSPSHDGPQRKIRASDMFLLDSGGQYMDGTTDITRTRHMGEPTLAQKDSFTRVLKGQIGVGSALFPKGVKGNVLDTLARKSLWDSGLDYAHGTGHGVGHFLNVHEGPAGVSWRPYPHDPGLVPGQILSNEPGYYKVGEYGIRHEDLVEVISVTNETDHPRASKLAGDFEGRGVLGFNTLTLVPNQRKCLKIDLLDDFEIEYINAYHARVFKVLGDILKNRGLENDYLWLENECKPISRS from the exons ATGTCACTACAGCGCTTGACAGCGCTCCGAGCGCTGATGGCGAGCCAGCCGACGGCGCTGGCTGCGTACATCGTGCCCACTGCCGACGCACACAAC TCGGAGTATATAGCCCCGGTTGACGCCAGGCGGGAGTGGTTATCAGGGTTTACGGGGTCAGCGGGGATCGCCATCGTGACGTCGGCGAAGGCTCTCGTCTGGACTGATGGGAGGTACTACACGCAATTCCAGAACGAAGTTGATATGAATGTATGGACGCTTATGAAACAAT cacTACCGGAAACACCGTCTATGGACAAGTGGTTAACGAGTAACCTCGTATCCGGTTCTGTGGTGGGAGTCGATCCTCACACGATGACCAGGGAGGATTGGACGCCTCTACAG acggCTCTATCGAAGGCGAAGGTGCAATTAATGGCTGTTGATAAAAATCTAGTCGATCTGGCGCGATTCCAGTTGAAGGATTTCCCGCCGGAGCGAccgcataataatattatgcatcTGCCGATCGAGTATACtg GAAAAACGGCTGGTCAGAAGATAAAGGAGCTGAGAGACAAAATGGCCGAGAAGAATGCCTCCGCTCTCGTCATAACAGCGTTGGATGAGGTCGCAT ATACACTTAACCTCCGGGGTAGTGATATTAATTACAACCCCGTGTTCTTCTCGTACCTCGTCATAACCCCCACGTCGGTGGTGCTGTTCTGGGACGAGGGCAAGATACCACAGGATATACGCGATATACTGGTGGAAGAGGGCGTTGATTTGGAGGGGAGGCCGTACGAGGAAATCACTGATGCTTTGAAAAAAATAGCA AGGGAGCTGTCGGAAAATGGTGATAGGGAACATTCGATATGGTTGTCCAGTGAAGCGAGCGAGGCGATACATCGAGCGGCTTCTGGG GAAGGTGATTTGAAGAAACCGCTGAATTTGGTCTCCGAAATGTCACCGGTCGCGTTGGCTAAGTTAGTCAAGAACTCAGTGGAGTTGGAG GGTTTCCGTCAATGTCATATAAGAGACGGCGTAGCGGTGGTGCGTTTCTTCAAGTGGCTGCACGACCAGATTGACGGTGGTACCGCCGTCACCGAGGTGCAGGCTGCTGATAAGCTACTGGAATTTAGAaa ggAAGAGAAGTATTTCATGGGACCATCGTTCGAAACGATACCAGGAGCTGGTGAAAACGGAGCCATCATACACTACAGCCCCTCCCATGACGGTCCTCAGAGGAAGATCCGAGCCAGCGATATGTTTTTGCTGGATTCCGGTGGACAGTACAT GGATGGTACAACGGATATAACACGTACGAGACACATGGGCGAACCCACCCTCGCACAGAAGGACTCGTTCACGCGTGTCCTCAAGGGTCAGATCGGAGTTGGATCAGCTCTCTTCCCTAAAGGTGTcaag GGTAACGTGCTGGACACTCTCGCCCGCAAGTCCCTCTGGGACTCCGGGCTGGACTACGCGCACGGGACCGGCCACGGCGTGGGGCACTTCCTGAACGTGCACGAGGGGCCCGCCGGGGTGTCCTGGCGGCCCTACCCGCACGACCCCGGCCTGGTGCCCGGCCAGATACTTAGCAACG AACCTGGTTACTACAAGGTCGGTGAATACGGTATAAGGCATGAGGACTTGGTGGAGGTCATATCCGTCACAAATGAAACCGATCATCCCAGG GCATCAAAACTAGCTGGTGATTTCGAAGGTCGCGGAGTTTTAGGGTTCAACACCTTGACCCTGGTGCCCAACCAACGGAAGTGCTTGAAAATCGACCTGCTGGATGATTTTGag atAGAATACATAAACGCGTACCACGCGAGAGTGTTCAAAGTTCTCGGAGATATTTTGAAGAATCGCGGATTGGAAAATGATTACCTGTGGTTGGAGAACGAGTGTAAGCCGATATCGAG gTCTTGA